In a single window of the Montipora capricornis isolate CH-2021 chromosome 11, ASM3666992v2, whole genome shotgun sequence genome:
- the LOC138022973 gene encoding kelch-like protein diablo gives MASSQRSSPLSFAHSSPSSDNTNSFTGPQYHFTDVAHSKDLVNGLKFLRQDEDLCDVVLRVGSTSISAHKVVLAACSPYFKAMFAGGLSESRQNTVTLQELDEHAMETIVEFFYSGEIEISDSNVQDLLPITCLLQVQSLQQACCEFLKRQLSSDNCLGIVAFADRHHCANLVTSSESFAKHHFIEVVQSEEFMEISAKQLTRLISDDDLNIQSEERVFEAVLAWIKYDIDIRQEFAPEILSHVRFPLLSAEFLMDRVATEEIIRNNKICCDFLLEAAECHLLPKRKSQLHNHRVAPRRPTAVNHVLYAIGGMSRREASKSGEKYDPRERKWKTIGDMNICRWGAAVGALGPFLYICGGSDDASRLETVERFDPLANVWVPSVPMSSSRNGVGVTAGSGRVYAIGGFDGSMPLNTAEYYDPKVGKWTEIARMNQCRFGVGCAVLHDMVYAVGGSDGTNLKTVERYDPDLNTWKMVAPMSTARKQVGIATLGGFLYAIGGCDHGHRYDTVERYDPTKDEWVSVAPMSTPRSGCGVGVLDGFIYVVGGYDGTSYLSSVERYDPLSNEWHTAPPLSQPRDCVAVCVATSKRTFNSKRLFEPSPNRTPSV, from the exons ATGGCTTCTTCTCAAAGAAGTTCTCCATTGTCCTTTGCCCACAGTAGTCCCAGCAGTGACAATACCAACAGCTTCACAGGGCCACAATATCATTTTACTGATGTTGCTCACAGTAAAGACCTTGTAAATGGCCTCAAGTTTCTGCGGCAAGACGAGGACTTATGTGATGTTGTCCTGAGAGTTGGCAGTACGAGCATCTCAGCTCACAAAGTTGTCCTGGCTGCTTGTAGTCCTTACTTCAAGGCAATGTTTGCTG GGGGTCTTTCAGAGAGCCGACAGAATACAGTGACATTACAAGAACTTGACGAGCATGCCATGGAAACTATTGTAGAGTTTTTCTATAGTGGTGAAATTGAGATATCAGATAGCAATGTTCAGGATCTGCTTCCTATAACCTGCCTTTTACAAGTACAATCTTTGCAACAAGCCTGTTGTGAATTCCTGAAAAGGCAGCTTAGCTCAGATAATTGTCTCG GAATTGTGGCTTTTGCTGATCGTCATCATTGTGCAAATTTGGTGACATCATCAGAGTCTTTTGCAAAACATCATTTTATTGAGGTTGTCCAAAGTGAGGAATTCATGGAAATATCTGCTAAGCAGTTGACACGACTTATTTCTGATGATGATCTTAACATTCAGTCAGAGGAGCGAGTCTTTGAGGCTGTGCTAGCTTGGATTAAATATGATATTGACATCAGACAG gagttTGCCCCAGAAATCCTCAGCCATGTCAGATTTCCTTTGCTGTCTGCTGAATTTCTAATGGACAGAGTAGCAACAGAAGAAATCAtcagaaataacaaaatttgCTG TGATTTCTTACTGGAGGCAGCAGAATGTCACCTTCTTCCCAAACGCAAGTCTCAGCTTCACAACCACAGAGTTGCACCAAGGAGGCCAACTGCAGTTAACCACGTTTTGTATGCAATTGGAGGAATGAGCCGTAGAGAGGCAAGCAAAAGTGGAGAGAAGTACGATCCACGAGAGAGGAAGTGGAAAACTATTG GTGATATGAACATTTGTCGCTGGGGTGCTGCTGTAGGGGCACTTGGTCCTTTTCTGTACATCTGTGGCGGCAGTGATGATGCATCACGACTGGAGACAGTGGAGAGATTTGACCCATTGGCAAATGTGTGGGTGCCTTCAGTTCCCATGTCATCAAGTCGTAATGGTGTTGGTGTAACTGCTGGCAGTGGAAGGGTTTATGCAATAG GTGGCTTCGATGGTTCAATGCCACTGAATACAGCAGAATACTATGATCCCAAAGTCGGGAAATGGACAGAGATTGCTCGCATGAATCAATGTCGGTTTGGTGTGGGCTGTGCTGTCTTGCATGATATGGTGTATGCTGTTGGAGGGTCAGATGGAACAAATCTTAAAACGGTGGAGCGATATGACCCAGACTTGAACACATGGAAAATGGTGGCTCCTATGAGCACAGcaag aaagcaAGTCGGTATTGCAACTTTAGGTGGCTTCCTATACGCCATTGGGGGGTGCGATCATGGCCATCGCTATGACACGGTGGAACGCTATGACCCAACAAAGGATGAATGGGTCAGTGTGGCTCCTATGAGTACCCCAAGGAGTGGGTGTGGCGTTGGAGTGTTGGACGGATTTATTTACGTGGTTGGAGGTTATGATGGAACATCGTATCTGAGCTCTGTGGAAAG ATACGACCCGTTATCCAATGAATGGCATACGGCCCCACCTCTCAGCCAGCCAAGAGATTGTGTCGCAGTTTGCGTGGCCACGAGTAAACGGACATTTAACAGCAAGAGGTTGTTTGAGCCCTCACCTAATCGGACGCCGTCTGTATAG
- the LOC138022974 gene encoding potassium voltage-gated channel protein Shal-like has translation MSVDKSINDLENWLPLGKVGLVGISPIFHKEKPFSILHRKQLNDKRIVLNVSGRKFETWDYNLKKFPATLLGSSDREAFYDSQKEEYFFERDPIFFRHILNYYRHGKLHFSLEECGEFYEDELNFFRIPTDAMGLCCLEEYADASDAANNSVGRESQEVEKKAHECIPLRKTFRQKIWFTLENPQSSTTAKLVYYMTGIAIILSIITTITETIPCGDKTCGEEHKNAFQYLDGTCVVVLTLEYLIRLFAAPHRYKFVKEFQSIVDVAAVFPFYLDLGLKSAGDFDALTILRVFRVFRVFKMSRHSTRLQALGSSIKNSSSELGFILFSFGLGVIIFATAVYYAERGVEGTTFASIPDSMWYAIVTMTTTGYGDMSPETAFGQLMGSVCCLVGTLVIALPVPILEMKMKLVQKKPSDKDEDEENEHEV, from the exons ATGTCGGTGGACAAGAGCATTAACGATTTAGAAAACTGGTTGCCATTAGGGAAAGTTGGACTGGTGGGCATCTCTCCGATATTTCATAAGGAAAAACCTTTCAGCATATTGCATCGAAAACAACTGAATGACAAACGAATCGTTCTGAATGTGAGTGGAAGGAAGTTCGAAACGTGGGActacaatttaaagaaatttcccgcCACATTACTGGGTAGTAGCGACAGGGAAGCGTTCTATGACTCACAAAAAGAGGAGTACTTTTTTGAAAGGGATCCAATTTTTTTTCGGCACATTTTAAACTACTATCGGCATGGCAAACTCCACTTTTCTCTGGAAGAGTGCGGCGAATTTTATGAAGATGAACTTAACTTTTTCCGAATACCAACCGACGCAATGGGGCTGTGCTGTCTTGAGGAATATGCCGACGCTAGCGATGCAGCGAACAATAGCGTAGGCCGAGAATCACAAGAAGTAGAAAAAAAAGCTCATGAGTGTATTCCTCTGCGGAAAACGTTTCGTCAGAAGATTTGGTTTACGCTGGAGAATCCACAGTCTTCAACTACAGCGAAACTAGTTTACTATATGACTGGAATAGCGATAATTCTTAGCATAATAACCACCATTACGGAAACAATTCCCTGTGGTGACAAAACATGTGGAGAAGAACACAAGAATGCATTTCAGTATCTTGATGGAACCTGCGTGGTGGTTCTGACCTTGGAGTATTTAATTCGGTTGTTTGCGGCTCCACACAGATATAAGTTTGTCAAAGAATTTCAAAGTATTGTGGATGTGGCAGCTGTATTCCCCTTTTATCTGGACTTAGGGTTGAAAAGCGCGGGAGATTTCGACGCGTTAACAATTCTACGAGTTTTTCGCGTTTTTCGAGTTTTCAAAATGTCGCGACATTCCACGCGACTGCAGGCGCTTGGATCCTCCATAAAGAACTCTTCTTCTGAGCTAGGTTTCATCCTGTTTTCGTTTGGTCTTGGTGTGATTATATTTGCTACCGCTGTTTATTATGCTGAGAGAGGAGTTGAAGGAACCACGTTTGCCAGCATTCCTGACAGTATGTGGTATGCTATTGTCACCATGACTACGACCGG ATATGGAGATATGTCTCCGGAGACTGCATTTGGCCAGTTGATGGGCAGTGTGTGCTGTTTGGTGGGCACCTTAGTGATTGCGCTACCTGTGCCCATCCTTGAAATGAAGATGAAACTGGTGCAGAAAAAACCTTCGGATAAAGATGAGGATGAAGAAAATGAACATGAAGTGTGA